From Channa argus isolate prfri chromosome 21, Channa argus male v1.0, whole genome shotgun sequence, one genomic window encodes:
- the si:dkeyp-27e10.3 gene encoding UPF0606 protein KIAA1549 has translation MDPMIPLDPDCRTRMDPRTSAYKWMLGVILLVAGTLVSVVTSGSPAAGVVDSNRTMEPLSHPLSPSSSSNSSRLRVPNQPSDSSYDGNSGGAGSAEVSNSGAQGIHLLLRPPDLLSPSLPPPLPPHSLPTPTPPPSWEQGPSLEEAWGSGDYLETLSFMVPDGEELALATPLPSHPYSEDADDDWVSYDTTFPARPTLPLSSHLPLTPSSSTPRIPLHTRPIRPDVFPTWDEDYDLEDMMPLEPTELLLPDMNSLEYYTNLLARERDRERERGKGQVRLDWNDSKASIMPTTTQTHIPPPSPSPSSGPFPEQKSKYPPVRPTPPLTLSPTLTGEEKPPAPSATLKIPSTPLPPLPKPKDYIPSPGRQPPRSPSNTTGRVPPPPPLGPPTRPERPERPPVFTEKPVKTTTLKTTTTTKATTTTTSTTTTQITAISLTRAPPVTTPKVSQTPASRQYLCNVTKPEMYLVRVVSSKGSSAGFSQVRDLLKREFNHSVELQFLRTPSSFAFRVVSGQFIFTAISVINALRQAPRSFAPVPNVSPLYTIPDLRYQIHSVLQFVPTHVDVRVCNFSERVERGLMMAFAETRRRSEEVGNVTVQLLNITLGLARASVDQKVPVDITYAVRDGRGYLLGSEVSEHLRKLSLVEFSFYVGFPTLQIAEPFHYPELNTSHHLRSTWVRTVLLGVQEQLVSERSFKARLERRLALLLEEGLQESSRRRWKRATAVGNNSLQVVRVARLSGAERPLEILYFVEGQSGERISAEVTAATLNRLDLQRAAIVLGHQVQRPLAQPVETMSVPPAETQSSSIWLIVGVVVPVVLAVFIIIILYWKLCGSEKLEFQPDAINTIQQRQKLQAPSVKGFDFAKLHLGQHSKDDIMVIQEPGPLPAPIKEATPSDTGDLNTPKSKGSSTKVGRSNRRRGRLSPSDGDSLGSDQSSGRESAEESTRPLATPVEGKQHRKTPKNGRSKMAPSGSGPDELLSSSSIFDHVDRLSRGSSDGTRRQANKVQLIAMQPRPSPPPQHIPSPTLTEKVNTEVALRHKSEIEHHRNKLRQRAKRRGQCEFPSMDDIMDAFGEGPVQSEAAQRLYSSAHDHMDCILQADAPSTPTPTDSRKRVRHSPHGRRAQPGPGSLPDTDRDRLLTDQSATYRKYPGLNNVAYMSDPDLPPDHGSPSPTDEVFDPAPAPPPYMPPQPSIEEARQQMHSLLDDAFALVSPSSQGSVGVSGVSPALPTPSPQACPSGRQWGSYPAAPSHSPFSARYAELGMSPTSVQGLIQRQGLSSGGYVSTGDQLQESVYSTRGQYEDPPSSSRPRPVGGSTGAQLHHLTQVGLSSQIGVYSGVGRSMSGPTGSSWNQQHSDQDLSRSGTSRESVLSFPEFSSSSVFQMPSSSLREPSAPPLLLTSPTPEYPPEDASPSAHTSASLIKAIREELQRLAQKQAAVSSYP, from the exons ATGGACCCTATGATCCCATTGGACCCTGACTGCAGGACCAGGATGGACCCCAGAACCTCGGCATACAAATGGATGCTCGGTGTGATACTGCTGGTGGCTGGCACACTAGTTTCTGTGGTGACCTCTGGCTCACCTGCAGCAG GTGTGGTGGACTCCAACAGGACAATGGAGCCTTTATCACATCCTTTATcaccttcttcctcctccaacTCTTCCAGACTGCGGGTCCCCAACCAACCCTCAGACTCTAGTTATGATGGTAACAGTGGTGGTGCCGGCTCAGCAGAGGTCTCAAATTCTGGTGCTCAGGGGATCCACCTCCTTCTGAGACCACCAGACCTGCTGTCCCCCAGCCTCCCCCCACCTCTCCCCCCGCACTCGCtgcccacccccacccctcctccctcctggGAGCAGGGCCCCTCCTTGGAGGAGGCCTGGGGTTCTGGTGACTACCTAGAGACTCTGTCCTTCATGGTCCCAGATGGCGAGGAGCTGGCCCTGGCCACACCACTGCCCAGCCACCCCTACAGTGAGGATGCTGATGACGACTGGGTTTCCTATGACACCACCTTCCCCGCTCGTCCCactctccccctctcctcccaCCTCCCCCTCACACCATCCTCCTCAACCCCCAGAATTCCCCTGCACACTCGCCCCATCCGCCCTGACGTCTTCCCCACATGGGACGAGGACTACGACCTTGAGGACATGATGCCTCTGGAGCCGACAGAGCTGCTCCTGCCAGACATGAATAGTCTGGAGTACTACACCAACCTGCTGGCTCGTGAGcgagatagagagagggagagggggaaaGGCCAGGTCCGACTGGACTGGAACGACTCCAAAGCCTCTATCATGCCAACAACAACCCAAACCCACATTCCCCCTCCATCTCCATCCCCAAGCTCTGGTCCTTTTCCAGAACAGAAGTCCAAGTATCCCCCTGTAAGGCCCACCCCTCCCCTCACTCTCTCACCTACCCTCACAGGTGAGGAGAAACCTCCTGCTCCATCAGCCACCCTCAAAATCCCTTCCACTCCTCTTCCACCTCTTCCAAAACCCAAAGACTACATCCCATCCCCTGGTAGACAACCTCCCCGTTCCCCTTCCAACACCACAGGCCGGGTGCCCCCCCCTCCTCCACTGGGCCCACCTACAAGGCCTGAAAGACCAGAGAGGCCTCCAGTGTTCACAGAAAAGCCAGTGAAGACCACCACCCTCAAGACCACTACCACCACTAAggcaaccacaacaacaactagcaccaccaccacacagATAACAGCCATCAGCCTAACTAGAGCCCCACCAGTCACAACACCCAAAGTGTCCCAGACACCAGCCTCCAGACAGTACCTGTGTAATGTCACCAAGCCAGAGATGTACCTGGTCAGAGTAG TCAGCTCCAAAGGATCATCTGCAGGGTTCAGTCAGGTCAGAGATcttctcaaaagagagttcaaccATTCCGTAGAGCTCCAG TTCCTGAGAACTCCGTCCAGTTTTGCCTTTCGTGTTGTGTCAGGACAGTTTATCTTCACTGCTATTTCTGTCATCAACGCCCTCCGCCAAGCTCCACGCTCCTTTGCTCCAGTTCCCAATGTTTCACCACTCTACACCATACCTGACCTCCGGTATCAGATCCACTCTGTGTTGCAGTTTGTCCCCACCCACGTTGACGTCAGAGTCTGTAACTTCAGCGAAAGGGTGGAGAGAGGACTAATGATGGCATTTGCAGAGACAAGGAGACGATCAGAGGAGGTGGGAAACGTCACTGTACAG CTGTTGAATATCACGCTGGGTCTGGCCCGGGCCAGTGTGGACCAGAAGGTACCTGTTGACATCACCTATGCAGTGCGTGATGGTCGAGGATACCTGctggggtcagaggtcagcgaACACCTGAGGAAGCTTAGCCTGGTCGAGTTCAGCTTCTACGTGGGATTTCCCACCTTGCAGATCGCAGAAC CCTTCCACTACCCTGAGCTGAATACATCTCACCACCTGCGCTCCACCTGGGTCCGTACAG tccTGTTGGGAGTTCAGGAGCAGCTGGTGTCTGAGAGAAGTTTTAAAGCTCGTCTGGAGAGACGTCTGGCTCTGCTGCTAGAGGAGGGACTGCAGGAGTCCAGCAGGAGGCGCTGGAAGAGAGCTACAGCTGTGGGCAACAACAGTCTGCAG GTGGTCCGTGTGGCAAGGCTGTCCGGGGCAGAGCGCCCCCTGGAGATCTTGTATTTTGTTGAAGGTCAGAGTGGAGAGCGGATCTCGGCCGAGGTGACGGCAGCCACCTTGAACCGTTTGGATCTTCAAAGAGCAGCCATTGTCCTGGGACACCAAGTCCAGAGACCACTGGCCCAAC CTGTAGAGACAATGTCTGTCCCTCCGGCAGAGACTCAGAGCAGTAGTATCTGGCTGATTGTTGGCGTGGTCGTCCCCGTTGTGCTGGctgtcttcatcatcatcatcctctacTGGAAACTGTGTGGCTCAGAGAAGCTGGAGTTTCAGCCAGATGCCATCAACACCAtccagcagagacagaag CTTCAGGCTCCCAGTGTGAAAGGCTTTGACTTCGCCAAGCTCCACCTGGGTCAACACAGTAAAGATGACATCATGGTGATACAGGAGCCCGGTCCGCTGCCTGCCCCCATCAAAGAGGCCACGCCATCTGATACTGGAGACCTCAACACCCCCAAATCCAAGGGCTCGTCCACAAAAGTGGGCCGGTCCAACCGCCGAAGGGGAAG GCTCAGCCCATCAGACGGAGACTCATTAGGCAGCGACCAATCCAGTGGCAGGGAGTCGGCAGAGGAGAGCACCCGACCCTTGGCCACCCCCGTCGAGGGAAAGCAGCACCGAAAGACACCCAAAAATG GGAGGAGCAAGATGG CTCCATCAGGCAGCGGTCCAGATGAGCTTCTGTCCTCATCCTCCATCTTCGACCACGTGGACCGTCTGTCTCGAGGCTCTTCTGATGGCACTCGGCGACAGGCCAACAAGGTACAGCTGATTGCAATGCAGCCACGACCCAGTCCCCCGCCACAACACATCCCAAGTCCCACACTCACAGAGAAAGTCAACACAGAG GTGGCACTCAGACACAAATCAGAGATTGAGCATCACAGGAACAAACTGCGGCAGCGTGCAAAGAGGAGGGGGCAGTGTGAATTTCCATCCATGGACGACATCATGGATGCCTTTGGGGAAGGGCCGGTGCAGAGTGAGGCAGCTCAGCGTCTCTACAGTTCCGCACATGACCACATGGACTGCATCCTACAGGCTGATGCACCctcaacccccacccccaccgaCTCCAGGAAAAG AGTAAGGCACTCTCCTCACGGTCGGCGGGCACAACCAGGACCTGGAAGTCTTCCGGACACCGACAGAGACCGGTTACTCACTGATCAGAGTGCCACTTACAGGAAATACCCAGGACTCAACAACGTAGCTTACATG TCGGACCCTGACCTGCCCCCGGACCATGGTAGCCCCTCTCCCACTGATGAAGTGTTTGACCCTGCACCAGCCCCACCACCCTACATGCCCCCCCAACCTTCCATTGAGGAGGCCCGGCAACAAATGCACTCCCTCCTGGACGATGCCTTTGCTCTGGTGTCACCATCGTCGCAGGGCAGCGTTGGGGTCAGTGGGGTAAGCCCTGCCCTGCCAACCCCCTCCCCTCAGGCCTGCCCCTCAGGCAGGCAGTGGGGCTCTTACCCAGCAGCCCCTTCACACAGCCCTTTCTCTGCA AGATATGCAGAGCTGGGAATGTCTCCTACGTCAGTCCAGGGACTGATTCAGAG acAGGGCTTGAGCTCAGGAGGGTACGTCTCTACTGGGGATCAACTGCAGGAGTCAGTTTACTCCACCAGGGGGCAGTATGAGGACCCCCCATCATCCTCCAGACCACGGCCTGTAGGGGGCAGCACAG GTGCACAGCTACATCATCTGACCCAGGTGGGTTTGTCTAGTCAGATTGGCGTGTACTCTGGGGTGGGTCGCAGCATGTCTGGCCCCACCGGTTCAAGTTGGAACCAGCAGCACTCAGACCAGGATCTGTCCAGATCGGGAACaagcagagagagt